The segment CAGCGGCCAGACGAGGGTTCATTGCGCGTTTTCCGTTTGACCGAGGGTGATGCCGACAGCGAATTTCTCACGGCGACTGTTGAAAAAATCACTGAAGTTCAGTGCTTTACCGCCAGGTAATTGCAGACGTGTCAGGCATAGCGCGCCTTCACCGCAGCCAACGATCAGGCCGTCTTTGCTCGCGGCAATAATCTGCCCCGGCGCGCCCTTGGCGTCAGCAATGGTAGCGGCCAGCACCTTGAGGGCTTCGCCACTGAGTGTACTGTGGCAAATCGGCCAGGGGTTGAAGGCGCGAATCAGACGCTCCAACTCAACAGCCGGGCGGCTCCAGTCGATGCGTGCTTCGTCTTTATTGAGCTTGTGGGCGTAGGTCGCCAGGCTGTCGTCCTGCACGTCGCCTTGCAGCGTGCCCGCAGCCAGACCGGCGATGGCCTGGATAACAGCCGGTGGGCCCAACTCTGCCAGACGGTCGTGCAGGCTGCCGCCGGTGTCGTCGGCAGTGATCGGGGTGACAGACTTGAGCAGCATGGGGCCGGTATCCAGACCCGCCTCCATGCGCATCACGGTCACACCGCTTTCACTGTCGCCCGCTTCGATGGCGCGTTGAATCGGCGCCGCTCCACGCCAGCGTGGCAACAAGGACGCGTGGCTGTTGATGCAGCCCAGACGCGGAATATCCAGCACCACTTGAGGCAGGATCAGGCCGTATGCCACCACCACCAGCAAGTCCGGCTTGAGCGCGGCCAGTTCGGCTTGAGCCTCGGGTGCGCGCAGGGTTGGCGGCTGCATGACCGGGATGTTGTGTTCCAGGGCCAGTTGCTTGACCGGGCTTGGCATCAGCTTTTGCCCGCGCCCGGCCGGACGATCCGGTTGGGTGTAGACCGCGACGATCTCGTAAGGGGTGCTTAGCAGCGCCTTGAGGTGTTCGGCGGCGAATTCTGGGGTGCCAGCAAAGACGATGCGCAGTGGCTCAGTCATGGATTACTCACTTGGAATAGGGGGGAGAGTCCTGCGAGATACCTGTAGCCGCTGACGAGGAACGAGGCTGCGATCGGGTGCGAAGCGGCCGTAAATTCAGACGACGCGGTGTGTCAGCGGCATTCAGGGCGCGGGTTTTACGGCTGCTACGCACCCGATCGCAGCCTCGTTCCTCGTCAGCGGCTACAAGAGCAGCGCTGACCTCAGGCAATTGATCAAGCGTTCTGGCGGTGCAGTTTTTCCAGCTTCTTCTTGATCCGGTCACGCTTGAGCGTAGACAGGTAATCCACGAACAGCTTGCCGTTGAGGTGGTCGCATTCGTGCTGAATGCACACCGCCAGCAGGCCTTCGGCGATCATTTCGAAAGGCTTGCCGTCACGGTCCAGCGCCTTGATCTTGACACGCTGTGGGCGATCGACGTTTTCGTAGTAACCCGGTACCGAGAGGCAGCCTTCCTGATACTGGCCCATCTCGTCGGACAGGATCTCGAACTCCGGGTTGATAAACACCATGGGTTCGCTGCGGTCTTCGCTCAGATCCATGACCACGATGCGTTTGTGCACGTTGATCTGAGTGGCGGCCAGACCGATGCCCGGCGCCTCGTACATGGTTTCAAACATGTCATCGATCAACTGACGGACTTCGTCGTCCACAACCGCCACGGGTTTGGCGATGGTACGCAGACGCGAGTCTGGGAATTCGAGGATGTTCAAAATAGCCATAAGTTTGATTGGTGCACTGTGTGAAAGATTCAAAAACGGTTGTCAGGTGGGTCCTGTGGACTCGAGCAACCTGTGCAAAACGTCTCCTTCAGAGAGAACCCGCTCGGGCTCTGGCGTTTCACGCGAGTACACATAATAAAGGGATTCACCCGCGGATGAAACGACTAGCTGCCGGGCTGCACGCGCAGGTGGCCGGTGCATGTCTCAATTTGAAACCTGTGAGATCAGCCTCTTGGCAGCGTTCAACTAATGTTGGGTTTCTACGTACGGTTTCAAGGTCCGGCCGGTGGCTCAATCGTACCGTTCTCATCGTTTCCCAAACAACTTGTCAACAGACTTATCCACAGCTTGTTCCTTATGTTCAGATGGAATAACCGATCAAGGATGATCCTATTCCGTTGTCAGAAATATCCCCGGCTGAACTCGAAGCCCGTTTGCGTTTGCACCGCCTGCCCGAGATTGGGCCACGGCGTTACTACACCCTTTTCAGGGCCTTCGGTTCGGCCAGTTCGGCGCTCAGTGCGCCTGCCTCCGCCTGGCATGCATTGGGGCTGCCCGCAGCCTGTGCCCAGGCGCGACGCAGCCCTGAGGTTCGCGAGGGTGCCAGCGCTGCATTGCGCTGGCTTGAGCGCTCCGGGCAGCACGTGCTGTTCCATGACCAGGCCGATTACCCTGCTTTATTGAGTGAACTCAGCGATGCTCCCCCCGTGTTATTCGTGGCTGGGGCCCCTTCTATTCTGGAAAAGCCGCAGCTGGCGATGGTCGGTAGCCGACGCGCTTCACGCCCGGGCCTGGACACCACAGCAGCCTTTTCCCGCAGCCTTGCCGGAGCCGGTTTTGTAATTACCAGCGGGCTGGCGCTGGGGGTAGACGGCGCGGCGCATCAAGCCGCTCTGGACGTTGGCGGACAGACGGTGGGCGTATTGGGCACCGGTTTGCAAAAACTTTATCCACAGCGCCATCGCGCCCTGGCAGACGCAATGATTGCCAGCGGCAGCGCGGTGGTTTCGGAGTTCCCTCTGGACGCCGGCCCGCTACCGGCCAACTTCCCGCGGCGTAACCGAATCATCAGCGGTTTATCCCTTGGTGTGCTGGTGGTGGAGGCCAGTGTGGCCAGCGGCTCGCTGATCACCGCCCGCCTGGCGGCTGAACAGGGGCGCGAGGTGTACGCCATGCCCGGTTCTATCCATCATCCGGGAGCACGGGGTTGTCATCAGTTGATCCGCGATGGCGCCACTCTGGTCGAGACCGTGGAGCATATTCTGGAAGGCCTGCGTGGCTGGCGCTCATTGCCGTTATCCACAACCGATTTATTTACACCAAGCTGTCATCCATTAGTGCAATTGTTGCAGGCAGCGCCTCAAACCAGCGAAGCACTGGTCACTGCCAGTGGTTGGGATTTACCTCGATTGCTGGCGGCAATGACCGAACTCGAACTGGCGGGGCACGTCGTGCTGGAGGGCGGGCGTTGGTTTGCGCGGCCCAGCTAAGTACACTGCGTGTAGTACATATCTGGAGACATTCAATGATCAGCACCTGGCGCGTCCAACAAGCTGCAAGAGCCATTCGCGCAGGCGCGGTGATTGCCTATCCAACCGAGGCGGTCTGGGGTTTGGGCTGCGACCCGTGGGATGAGGAAGCGGTCGAGCGGTTGCTGGCGATCAAGTCGCGGCCTGTGGATAAAGGCCTGATTGTGGTGGCAGACAACATCCACCAATTCGACTTTCTGTTTGAAGACTTCCCCCAGGAATGGATCGACCGTATGGCCAGCACCTGGCCGGGGCCGAACACCTGGCTGGTGCCGCATCAGGGCTTGTTGCCCGAGTGGATCACCGGCGTGCATGACACCGTGGCGCTGCGTGTGAGTGATCACCCGCTGGTGCGTGAGCTGTGTGCGTTGGTGGGGCCTATCGTGTCGACGTCCGCCAACCCGGCGGGCTTGCCCGCTGCGCGTACCCGGTTAAAAGTTGAGCAGTATTTCCGTGGGCAAATTGATCATGTACTGGGCGGCAATCTGGGCGGGCGTAAAAACCCGAGCCTGATCCGCGATCTGGCGAGCGGCAAGGTGGTTCGCCCGGCGTAGGCACACAGGCTTTTCTGTTGTGTGGGAGCGGGCTTGCTCGCGATTGAGGCACTACGGTGTGTCAGTTACACCGCAGCGATTCCATTGCGAGCAAGCCCGCTCCCACAGGGATGGACGCTTGTTTTAAGGCAACAAAATCGTAGAACCCGTCGTACGGCGTGCCGACAACTCAGTCTGTGCCCTGGCGGCATCACTCAGCGCAAAACGCTGGCTGATATCAACCTTGATTGCACCACTGCGAATCATCGCAAACAGCTCATCGGCCATCGCTTGCAGGTTTTCGGCGCTATTGGCGTAGGACGCCAGTGTTGGTCGGGTCACGTACAGCGAGCCCTTCTGCGACAAAATCCCCAGGTTAACCCCGGTCACCGCCCCCGATGCGTTGCCAAAGCTGACCATAAGACCACGGGGTGCCACGCAATCGAGCGAGGTCAGCCAGGTGTCTTTGCCCACGCCGTCATACACCACCGGGCACTTCTTGCCGTCGGTCAATTCCAGCACACGCTTGGCCACATCCTCATGGCTATAGTCGATGGTTTCCCATGCGCCCAGCGCTTTGGCATGGGCCGCTTTTTCGGCTGAACTGACGGTGCCGATCAGCTTTACGCCCAGCGCTTTTGCCCATTGGCAGGCAATCGAACCGACGCCACCGGCGGCAGCGTGAAACAGGATTGTTTCGCCACCTTTGAGTTCATAGGTCTGACGCAGCAAGTATTGGGTTGTCAGCCCCTTGAGCATCACGGCGGCGGCCTGCTCAAAGGAAATATCATCGGGCAGTTTCACCACATTCGCGGCGGGCAACACATGCAACTCGCTGTATGCGCCCAAGGGGCCGGTGCCGTAGGCCACGCGATCGCCGACCTTAACGGTACGCACTTCACTGCCCACCGCTTCAACAACCCCGGCGCCCTCATTGCCCAGCCCGGACGGCAGCTCAGCCAGCGGGTACAAGCCGCCACGGTAATAGGTATCGATGAAATTCAGACCGATGGCCTGATTGCGTACCCGCACGTGCTGCGGGCCCGGCTCGGCGGGTTGGAAGTCGACATACTCAAGCACTTCAGGGCCGCCGTGGGCCCGAAACTGGATACGCTTAGCCATCTGCACTTTCCTTGCTGAATTGACGAAACCGCTATCCAACGCTTAAGCGTGATCTTCGTCAACTGCGGTGATGCGCAGGGCGATGTTATGCTAGCGGCCCTTTGCCGCCGGCCCCGCTCTGATGGACGTGCCGCGTCGCTTTGCCCGATTTAAGGTGATGTCATGACTACTCGCACCGAGGCTGTAAAAGCCTATCTGCTCGACCTTCAAGACCGCATTTGCAACGCACTGCAAACTGAAGACGGCGGCACTCAATTCGTTGAAGACGCCTGGCAGCGCCCGGCGGGCGGTGGCGGTCGTACCCGTGTAATTGAAAACGGCCACGTTATTGAGAAAGGCGGCGTCAACTTTTCCCACGTTTTTGGCAGCGGTTTGCCGCCATCCGCCAGCGCCCATCGCCCAGAATTGGCGGGCCGTGGCTTTGAAGCCCTGGGTGTGTCGCTGGTGATCCACCCGCACAACCCGCATGTGCCAACATCCCACGCCAACGTGCGCTTTTTCATCGCTGAAAAAGAAGGTGAAGAGCCGGTCTGGTGGTTCGGTGGCGGCTTTGACCTCACGCCCTACTACGCCGTTGAAGAAGACTGCGTGCACTGGCATCGCGTGGCCGAGCAGGCGTGTGCGCCGTTTGGCACCGATGTGTACCCGCGCTACAAGGCCTGGTGCGACACCTACTTCCATATCAAGCATCGCAACGAGCCACGGGGCATTGGCGGCCTGTTTTTCGATGACTTGAACGAGTGGGATTTCGATACCTGTTTCGCCTTTATTCGTGCCATTGGCGACGCCTATATCGACGCCTACCTTCCGATCGTTCAGCGCCGCAAAAACGACGAATACACCGCCCAGCAGCGTGAATTCCAGGAATTCCGCCGTGGCCGCTACGTGGAATTCAACCTGGTCTATGACCGTGGCACCCTGTTTGGCCTGCAATCGGGCGGTCGCACCGAGTCGATCCTGATGTCGCTGCCGCCGCAAGTTCGCTGGGGCTACGACTGGAAAGCCGAGCCGGGCAGCCCGGAAGCGCGTCTGACGGATTACTTCCTGCAAGACCGCGACTGGTTAGCCAACGCCTGACATTGCCCGAGGAGCTTGCCTGATGGACCGTTACGTCGTTTTTGGTAACCCGATTGCCCACAGCAAATCCCCGGTACTGCATCGCCTGTTTGCCGAGCAAACCGGTCAAGTCATGCAATACGACACCTTGCTCGCGCCGCTGGATGATTTTTCCGGCTGTGCCACGGCGTTCTTTCAAGAGGGGCGCGGTGCCAACGTCACCGTGCCATTCAAAGAAGATGCCTACCGCCTGGCCGATCAACTGACCGCCCGCGCGCAACGGGCCGGTGCCGTCAATACGCTGAGCAAGCTGGCCGACGGCAGTTTGCTGGGGGACAACACTGATGGCGCAGGGCTGGTGCGCGACCTGACAGTCAATGCCGGTTTCAGCCTCAAGGGCAAACGCATCCTGGTACTGGGCGCGGGCGGTGCGGTGCGTGGCGCATTGGAACCCTTGCTGGCCGAGGGGCCGGCCTCGGTGACAATCGCCAATCGCACGGTTGAAAAGGCCGAACTGCTGGCTGAACTGTTCTGCGACCTGGGCCCGGTGGCGGCCAGTGGTTTTGACTGGTTGCACGAGCCTGTCGACCTGATCATCAACGCCACCTCGGCCAGCTTGAGCGGCGAACTGCCACCTATTGCCAGCAGCCTGATCGAGCCGGGTAAAACCCTGTGCTACGACATGATGTACGGCAAGGAGCCGACGCCTTTTTGCGTGTGGGCCAGCGGGCATGGCGCGGGTCAGGTGATGGACGGTTTGGGGATGCTCGCTGAACAGGCGGGTGAGGCGTTTTACCTGTGGCGCGGTGTGCGGCCGGACACGGCCCCGGCGTTGGCTGAGTTGCGGCGGTTGCTGGCGCTTTAACTGTGTGTGGGCTTGCTTGCGATTCGGCTGGTGCGGTGTATCAGCAACCCTGTGCCGATCCCATCGCGAGCAAGCCCGCTCCCACATCACCCGTACGAGAGCGATATGCAGAGAATCAAGGGCTACCACGCTCACATCTATTTCGACGCCTCGACCATCGATCAGGCGCGGGCCTTGTGCGAAGAGGCGAAGCAACTGTTTGGCGTCACCATGGGCCGCGTCCACGAACGCCTGGTCGGCCCGCACCCGGACTGGAGCTGCCAGCTGGCGTTCGGCCCGGAACTCGTGGGTATCGTCCTGCCGTGGCTGGCGCTCTATCGCCACGGGCTGGTGGTGTTTATGCACCCCGATACCGGTAATGACCTGCTGGACCACACCGACCATGCGATCTGGATGGGCGCGATTCGGCCACTGGATTTGTCTGTTTTTTGATCAATTTAGCAGGGGGTAAATTTTTTTTCGGCTCTCCCTGGTCCTGCTGTTCCCAACCACCTCCCACCCCCCTGACAGCCCCACCCCACAACGGCTGAACGTTGATCATGGCCATGTGTCATACCCAGTCATGAGCTAACGTATCAGACGTGTAGCCGTGGGCAGCGATTAGTGCTGAAAGGCCATCCATGTTTAACTTGAATGCTCGTTCAACTTAAACCGGTGGTCCGCTGCCCGCTCACAACAGGAGGCTAACCCTTGCCGAATCCGCTCTTTTTGATCCCGTTTTACCTCTATAAGGTGCACATCCAATGAGTGTACCGATCACGCCTGAAACGTCTTCGATCCGCATGAACCCGCCGGTATTTTACTTTGCCGCCGTGTTTATCCTGATCTTTGGCCTTGTGGTCATCGCCATGCCACAAGCGGCCGGTGAATGGCTGCTGGCCGCTCAGAACTGGGCGGCCAATACGGTCGGCTGGTACTACATGTTAGCGATGACCCTGTATCTGATCTTCGTGGTCGTCACCGCCTTGTCCGGCTACGGCAAGATCAAGCTCGGTGCCGACCACGACGAACCCGAGTTCAGTTACCTGTCCTGGGCGGGCATGCTGTTCGCCGCCGGGATCAGCATCACGCTATTTTTCTTCTGTGTGTCCGAACCCCTGACCCATATGCTCGCCCCGCCCCAAGGCCCGGCCGGTACGTCAGAGGCTGCGCGCCAGGGCATGCAGCTGCTGTTCTTGCACTGGGGCCTGCATGGCTGGGGCGTGTTCGCCTTTGTGGGCATGGCGCTGGCCTACTTCGCCTACCGTCACAACCTGCCGCTGGCGCTGCGCTCGGCGCTCTACCCGCTGATCGGCAAGCGCATCAACGGGCCTATCGGCTATGCGGTGGATGGCTTCGGCATCATCGCCACCGTGTTTGGCCTGGGCGCCGACATGGGCTTTGGGGTGTTGCACCTCAACTCCGGGCTCGACTACCTGTTCGGCTTGCCGCATACCCAATGGGTGCAAGTGGGCCTGATCACGCTGATGATGGGCGCGGCAATTCTGGTGGCCATTGCGGGCGTCGATAAAGGCGTGCGGGTGATGTCCGACATCAACATGCTGCTGGCATGCGCGCTGCTGCTGTTTGTGCTGTTCGCAGGCCCCACCCAGCATTTGCTCAACACCCTGGTGCAAAACATCGGTGACTATCTTGGCGCCTTGCCGACCAAGAGTTTCGACGTGTACGCCTATGACAAACCAAGCGACTGGCTGGGCGGCTGGACGGTGTTCTACTGGGCCTGGTGGATCGCATGGTCGCCGTTTGTGGGCCTGTTCATTGCGCGTATTTCACGGGGCCGTACCATCCGCGAGTTCGTGTTCGGCGTACTGCTGATTCCGTTGGGCTTCACCCTGGCGTGGATGTCGATTTTCGGCAACAGCGCCATTGATCAGGTGCTCAACCACGGCATGGTTGCCCTCGGCCAGTCTGCCATCGACGACCCGTCGCGCACGCTGTACCTGCTGCTGGAGACCTACCCGTGGAGCCGGACCGTGATTGCGGTGACGGTGTTTATCAGCTTTGTGTTCTTCGTGACCTCGGCCGACTCCGGCACCGTGGTGCTGTCCACCCTCTCGGCGCGTGGCAATAACGCGGATGAGGACGGCCCTAAATGGCTGCGGGTGTTCTGGGGTGCGATGACGGCGCTGGTTACCAGTGCGCTGCTGTTCTCGGGCAGTATCGATGCGCTCAAGTCAGCGGTAGTGCTGACCTCGCTGCCGTTCTCGCTGATTTTGCTGCTGATGATGTGGGGCCTGCATAAGGCGTTCTACCTTGAGTCGCAAAAGCAGATTGCGCAGATGCACTCCCTGGCGCCGGTTTCGCACTCCCGTCGTGGCGGTTGGCGTCAGCGCTTGAGCCAGGCCGTGCACTTCCCGTCCCGTGACGAGGTGTATCGCTTCATGGATACCACCGTGCGCCCGGCGATTGAAGAAGTGAGCGCGGTGTTCCTGGAAAAAGGCCTGAATGTCGTCACCCAGCCGGACCCGGCCAACGACAACGTGAGCCTGGAAATCGGCCACGGCGACGAACATCCGTTCATCTACCAGGTGCAGATGCGTGGCTACTTCACGCCTTCCTTCGCCCGTGGTGGCTTTGGCAAAAAAGAGCAACTGCGAAACCGCCGTTACTACCGCGCTGAGGTGCATTTGGCCGAAGGCAGTCAGGATTACGACCTGACGGGCTACACCAAAGAGCAAATCATCAACGACATCCTCGACCAGTACGAACGTCATATGCAGTTTTTGCATTTGGTGCGGTGACAGCCAGGGCCCGCCTGCAATGGGCGGGCCTTGATTTTGTAGTTGCTGCTACGGGGGGCGACTCTAAAGAAATTACAGGGATAGCGATCTGACAGTTTCATCGCGTTTTGGCAGATCCAGTTCCACGTATCCGGCTTTCTCGAAGCGTTTATGGATACGGCTGCCCAGCCCTCTGTTCTGCTGCTTGTTGTTTTTGCTCATGGATATTCCTGCCTTGCATGCAGAACGGTGACTATCTCGATCCGATTCGTGACTCTGTAGACCACCAGGTAATTGGGATGCACGACAATTTCCCGAGTCCCGGGTACTCGACCGAATCTATACAAATAGGGATGCTGAGGTAGAGCGGATATAGCAGCTTCAATGTTCTTGTAGAGCTCACTGGCCGCGACAAGATTGCGGTCGCTGATGTACTCAAGGATCTCGCTGAGTTGAGCCCGAGCAAGGGGCCGTCACTCAAACAGCATCGCGCTCTTTGCGTTTTGACTCGATCAGGGCCTGCATCTGGGCCATTACTTGATCGTGGGGGATACCCGGGCGCGGATCATCAAGTGCGGCCTGTACCTTGGCTCGGAACCAGCGATCATAACTGGCGGCCTGCTCTTCGGTTTCGAACTCTGAAACGATCGGGGAAAGGTGGGCGCTCATGGAGACCTCCTGCGAGGGTGCCTTTGAGTCTAATCCGTCCACCGCTTGCTGTCTTTGTAGCCACGACGAAGTGCACCTCAAGGGGTGTTTTTCAGCCACAAAAAACCCCGAAGGGCTCACACCTTTCGGGGTTGTGGATAAACCACGGTTTACAGCTTGGCGATGGACACTTCGGTGGATTTTACAAACGCGATCACTTCGCTGCCGACCACCAGTTCCAGCTCTTTGACCGAGCGGGTGGTGATCACGGAGGTCACGATGCCCGATGCGGTCTGTACGTCGATTTCCGACAGCACGTCGCCCAGCACGATTTCCTTGATGTGGCCTTTGAACTGGTTGCGAACGTTGATGGCTTTAATGGTCATGGTGTCGATTCCTGTCTTGGGATAGAAAGTGGTTTTATTGCGCCCAGCGCAGTTGCGTAGGCAGCGGTGCAACGGGTTCCGGCTCAGGTGGCGAGCCAGGCAGTGCGAGAACACGGTTCAGTACTTCGGTTTCCAGTGCGGCCAGGCGGTGCGAGCCGCGTACCCGAGGGCGTTGCAGATCGACGGTGAGGTCAAGCCCCACCTGCCCTTCTTCAATCAAAATCACCCGGTCAGCAATCGCGACGGCTTCGCTGACGTCGTGTGTCACCAGCAACACGGTAAAACCATGCTGGCGCCACAGGCGTTCGATCAGGTCCTGCATTTCAATTCGGGTCAGGGCATCCAGTGCGCCCAGCGGTTCGTCGAGCAGCAGCAAGCGCGGCTGGTGGATCAGGGCGCGGGCCAGGGCCACACGCTGTTTTTGCCCGCCCGACAGTGCTGCTGGCCATTCATTGGCGCGTTCGGCCAGGCCGACTTCTTCCAGTGCCTTGAGCGCTTTGGGGCGCCAGTCGCCTTTAAGGCCAAGGCCCACGTTGTCGATGACTTTTTTCCAGGGCAGCAAACGTGCTTCCTGAAACATCAGTCGCGTGTCTTCACGGGCCGCTTGCAGCGGTGCGCTACCGGCCAGCAATTGGCCTGCGGTGGGCTGGTCGAGCCCGGCCAGCAGGCGCATCAGGGTGCTTTTGCCGTAACCGCTGCGCCCGACAATGGCGACAAATTGCCCCGCCGGGATATGCAGATTGATATCTCGCAGCACCAGCCGCTCGCCGAAGGCTTTTTGCAGGCCGTTGATGGCCAGCGGGATGCCCTGGCGCAAACGTGGAGGTTGTTGAGCTGTCATGTTGCACCGCCTTTAACGACTTGATACGCCGGGTGCCAGCGCAACCAGATGCGCTCCAGACCACGGGCCGCGGTATCGGCCAGCTTGCCGAGCACGGCGTACAAAACAATTGCCAGCACCACCACGTCGGTTTGCAGGAACTCCCGGGCGTTCATCGCCAGGTAGCCGATGCCGGAGCTGGCGGAGATGGTTTCGGCCACGATCAACGTCAGCCACATAAAGCCCAGGGCAAAGCGCACGCCCACCAGGATCGAAGGCAACGCCCCCGGCAAGATCACCTGCCAGAACAGGCTGAAACCGGACAACCCGTAGTTGCGCGCCATCTCGACCAGCGCCGGGTCGACGTTGCGGATGCCGTGGTAGGTGTTGAGGTAGATCGGAAATAAAGTCCCCAGTGCTACCAGAAAAATCTTCGCCGACTCATCGATACCGAACCACAGGATGACCAGCGGAATCAGCGCCAGGTGCGGCACGTTGCGGATCATTTGCACCGAGCTGTCGAGCAGGCGTTCGCCCCATTTCGACAGGCCGGTAATAAAGCCCAGCGCCAGGCCGATGCTGCCGCCGATGGCAAAGCCCAATCCGGCACGCCAGCCGCTGATGGCCAGGTGTTTCCAGATTTCGCCACTGCGTACCAGCTCGATCCCGGCCGTGATCACGGCACTGGGGGCGGGCAGGATGCGTGTCGACAACCAGCCCGCCGACACGGACAGCTGCCATACCGCCAGCAGCAACACAGGCAAGGCCCAGGGCGCCAGGGTGTGACCGATTTTATTGAGGCCCGAGGCCTTGCCTGAACTCATGGCGACCTCAGCTCTGCGACGCGGCTTTAGGGAGAATGTCATTGGCGACCATTTCGCCAAACGGGCTCACGTAGCTGGCGCCTTTTGGCAGTTCCGGGCGCTCGATATCCAGGTGCGGGAACAGCAGTTCGGCAACGCGGTACGACTCTTCCAGATGGGGATAACCCGAGAAGATAAAGGTGTCGATGCCAAGGTCGGCGTATTCCTGAACCCGGGCCGCCACGGTTGGGCCGTCACCGACCAGTGCCGTGCCGGCACCGCCACGCACCAGGCCCACGCCGGCCCACAGGTTGGGGCTGACTTCAAGGTTGTCGCGGCTACCGCCATGCAGGGCGGCCATGCGTTGCTGGCCGACCGAGTCGAAGCGCGACAGCGAGGCTTGAGCGCGGGCGATGGTGTCGTCGTCCAGATGGGAAATAAGTTTGTCGGCGGCTTTCCATGCCTCTTCGTTGGTTTCACGCACGATCACGTGCAGACGAATGCCGAAGCGTACGGTGCGGCCCAGCTTGGCGGCCTTGGCACGTACCTGTTCGATTTTTTCGGCGACGGCGGCCGGTGGCTCGCCCCAGGTCAGCACCATTTCAACTTGTTCGGCAGCCAGGTCTTGCGCAGCTTCCGACGATCCACCGAAGTACAGCGGCGGGCGCGGCTGCTGGATCGGCGGGTAAAGCAGTTTTGCGCCTTTGACGGTGATGTGTTCGCCGTCGTAGTCCACGGTTTCGCCTTCGAGCACACGACGCCAGATGCGGGTGAACTCCACCGAGGCCTGATAACGCTCTTCGTGGCTGAGGAACAGGCCATCACCGGCCAGTTCCTCCGGGTCGCCGCCAGTCACCAGGTTAAACAGTGCGCGGCCACCGGACAGACGGTCCAGGGTCGCGGCCTGACGTGCCGCCACCGTGGGCGAGACAATGCCAGGGCGCAGGGCCACCAGAAACTTCAGGCGCTGGGTAACGGGGATCAGCGCTGCGGCCACCAACCAGGAGTCTTCGCACGAACGCCCTGTCGGAATCAGTACTCCGCCAAAGCCCAGACGGTCTGCGGCCTGTGCGACTTGTTGCAGGTAGCCGTAGTCAACGGCACGAGCGCCTTCGGAGGTGCCAAGGTAATGGCCGTCACCGTGGGTAGGCAGGAACCAGAAAATATTGAGGCTCATGGAGTGGTCTCCTAAATGGGGGCAGCAAGCGTTAGTTGGCTTTGGCCAGATTGGCCGGGGGCGTCCAGATCACGTCTTTCACAACCAGCGGCTTGGGGATCAACTTGAGTTGGTAAAAGGTGTCAGCGATTTTTTGCTGCGCGTTGACCACTTCAGGGGTCAGAAACTGTGCCCCATAGCCTTGGCGTTTGACCGCTGTCAGGGTGATTTCAGGAGACAGGCCCAACAGGGGCGCGACTTGTTGGGTCACGTCGTCAGGGTGGGCTTTGGCCCATTCGCCAATGTTGCGCACTTCATCGACCAGGGTTTCGATCACCTTGGGATGCTGTTCGGCATAAGGCTTGGTGGCCAGATAGAACTGATGGTTG is part of the Pseudomonas sp. ML2-2023-3 genome and harbors:
- a CDS encoding DOPA 4,5-dioxygenase family protein, with translation MQRIKGYHAHIYFDASTIDQARALCEEAKQLFGVTMGRVHERLVGPHPDWSCQLAFGPELVGIVLPWLALYRHGLVVFMHPDTGNDLLDHTDHAIWMGAIRPLDLSVF
- the betT gene encoding choline transporter BetT; its protein translation is MNPPVFYFAAVFILIFGLVVIAMPQAAGEWLLAAQNWAANTVGWYYMLAMTLYLIFVVVTALSGYGKIKLGADHDEPEFSYLSWAGMLFAAGISITLFFFCVSEPLTHMLAPPQGPAGTSEAARQGMQLLFLHWGLHGWGVFAFVGMALAYFAYRHNLPLALRSALYPLIGKRINGPIGYAVDGFGIIATVFGLGADMGFGVLHLNSGLDYLFGLPHTQWVQVGLITLMMGAAILVAIAGVDKGVRVMSDINMLLACALLLFVLFAGPTQHLLNTLVQNIGDYLGALPTKSFDVYAYDKPSDWLGGWTVFYWAWWIAWSPFVGLFIARISRGRTIREFVFGVLLIPLGFTLAWMSIFGNSAIDQVLNHGMVALGQSAIDDPSRTLYLLLETYPWSRTVIAVTVFISFVFFVTSADSGTVVLSTLSARGNNADEDGPKWLRVFWGAMTALVTSALLFSGSIDALKSAVVLTSLPFSLILLLMMWGLHKAFYLESQKQIAQMHSLAPVSHSRRGGWRQRLSQAVHFPSRDEVYRFMDTTVRPAIEEVSAVFLEKGLNVVTQPDPANDNVSLEIGHGDEHPFIYQVQMRGYFTPSFARGGFGKKEQLRNRRYYRAEVHLAEGSQDYDLTGYTKEQIINDILDQYERHMQFLHLVR
- a CDS encoding antitoxin, translating into MSAHLSPIVSEFETEEQAASYDRWFRAKVQAALDDPRPGIPHDQVMAQMQALIESKRKERDAV
- a CDS encoding molybdopterin-binding protein, with the protein product MTIKAINVRNQFKGHIKEIVLGDVLSEIDVQTASGIVTSVITTRSVKELELVVGSEVIAFVKSTEVSIAKL
- the ssuB gene encoding aliphatic sulfonates ABC transporter ATP-binding protein, with protein sequence MTAQQPPRLRQGIPLAINGLQKAFGERLVLRDINLHIPAGQFVAIVGRSGYGKSTLMRLLAGLDQPTAGQLLAGSAPLQAAREDTRLMFQEARLLPWKKVIDNVGLGLKGDWRPKALKALEEVGLAERANEWPAALSGGQKQRVALARALIHQPRLLLLDEPLGALDALTRIEMQDLIERLWRQHGFTVLLVTHDVSEAVAIADRVILIEEGQVGLDLTVDLQRPRVRGSHRLAALETEVLNRVLALPGSPPEPEPVAPLPTQLRWAQ
- the ssuC gene encoding aliphatic sulfonate ABC transporter permease SsuC, which translates into the protein MSSGKASGLNKIGHTLAPWALPVLLLAVWQLSVSAGWLSTRILPAPSAVITAGIELVRSGEIWKHLAISGWRAGLGFAIGGSIGLALGFITGLSKWGERLLDSSVQMIRNVPHLALIPLVILWFGIDESAKIFLVALGTLFPIYLNTYHGIRNVDPALVEMARNYGLSGFSLFWQVILPGALPSILVGVRFALGFMWLTLIVAETISASSGIGYLAMNAREFLQTDVVVLAIVLYAVLGKLADTAARGLERIWLRWHPAYQVVKGGAT
- the ssuD gene encoding FMNH2-dependent alkanesulfonate monooxygenase — encoded protein: MSLNIFWFLPTHGDGHYLGTSEGARAVDYGYLQQVAQAADRLGFGGVLIPTGRSCEDSWLVAAALIPVTQRLKFLVALRPGIVSPTVAARQAATLDRLSGGRALFNLVTGGDPEELAGDGLFLSHEERYQASVEFTRIWRRVLEGETVDYDGEHITVKGAKLLYPPIQQPRPPLYFGGSSEAAQDLAAEQVEMVLTWGEPPAAVAEKIEQVRAKAAKLGRTVRFGIRLHVIVRETNEEAWKAADKLISHLDDDTIARAQASLSRFDSVGQQRMAALHGGSRDNLEVSPNLWAGVGLVRGGAGTALVGDGPTVAARVQEYADLGIDTFIFSGYPHLEESYRVAELLFPHLDIERPELPKGASYVSPFGEMVANDILPKAASQS